The following proteins are co-located in the Anser cygnoides isolate HZ-2024a breed goose chromosome 2, Taihu_goose_T2T_genome, whole genome shotgun sequence genome:
- the CCR4 gene encoding C-C chemokine receptor type 4, translated as MSSSSTESFEVDTSTLYDYYDNYNDAPKPCSKETVKRFAASFLPVLYTLVFLVGLMGNILVIVVLFKYKRLKSMTDVYLLNLAVSDLLFVFSLPFWSYFAIDQWVFGTPWCKIISWIYLVGFYSGIFFIMLMSIDRYLAIVRAVFSMKARTTFHGLITSVIVWLVALSASVPELVFRESFHEQNYTTCKHRYPGNFTTWKLFSTLEINVLGLLIPFIVMAFCYSMIIKTLVHCRNEKKNKAVRMIFAVMIVFFFFWTPYNIVIFLQLLELIGVIRDCQASRNLDYAFQITEIFGLFHCCLNPVIYFLMGEKFKKYLKMLFKNWWLPGDICKWCGLHISYHTESTSSFHTQSTGDQDAL; from the coding sequence atgagTTCTTCAAGTACAGAGTCCTTTGAAGTTGACACCTCAACCTTATATGACTATTACGATAATTATAACGATGCCCCAAAACCATGCAGTAAGGAAACTGTCAAGAGGTTTGCAGCCTCCTTCCTACCTGTTCTATATACCCTAGTATTCCTGGTTGGGCTAATGGGAAACATTCTGGTCATAGTGGTCCTCTTCAAATACAAGAGACTGAAGAGCATGACTGATGTGTACCTGCTAAATCTCGCCGTCTCAgatttgctctttgttttttccctgccGTTCTGGTCTTATTTTGCGATAGACCAATGGGTTTTTGGAACTCCCTGGTGTAAAATCATTTCATGGATCTATCTGGTTGGGTTTTACAGTGGGatattttttattatgcttATGAGCATAGACAGATACCTGGCAATTGTTCGTGCAGTGTTTTCCATGAAAGCAAGAACTACTTTCCATGGCCTGATTACCAGTGTTATTGTATGGCTGGTGGCTCTTTCAGCCTCAGTTCCAGAACTTGTATTTAGAGAATCTTTCCATGAGCAAAATTATACTACCTGCAAGCACAGATATCCAGGAAATTTTACGACATGGAAACTCTTTTCCACTTTGGAAATCAATGTTTTAGGGCTTCTAATCCCTTTTATAGTTATGGCATTTTGCTACTCCATGATCATCAAAACATTAGTCCACtgtagaaatgagaaaaagaataaggCTGTGAGGATGATCTTTGCTGTCATGATcgtatttttcttcttctggacTCCTTACAATATTGTAATTTTCTTACAATTGCTGGAACTTATTGGAGTCATTAGAGACTGTCAAGCAAGCAGGAATCTAGACTATGCATTCCAGATAACGGAAATTTTCGGCCTTTTTCACTGTTGCCTCAACCCAGTCATCTATTTCCTCATGGGGGAAAAATTTAAGAAGTACCTGAAGATGCTCTTTAAGAACTGGTGGTTACCTGGAGATATTTGCAAGTGGTGTGGACTTCACATCAGTTACCACACCGAGTCTACCAGTTCATTCCACACACAATCTACTGGGGATCAAGATGCACTGTAA
- the CX3CR1 gene encoding CX3C chemokine receptor 1: protein MAEAFPEVTTEYTYDEYAFTCDKTDIQEFGKIFLPIFYIVMFVLGLTGNLMVVFAILKAGSKKSITDIYLLNLAVSDLLFVVSLPFWASNTVRGWTLGTIPCTAVSSLYYIGFFGGMFFITVISIDRYLAIVRATYSLKSRTVKQGFLITCGVWATAVLVSVPHFVFSQLLENDCIPVFPQELENIWPVFCNVELNTIGFLIPVCIICYCYCGIIKTLLSCKNQKKTRAVKLTLVVVVVFFLFWSPYNVLIFLETLKHYELFVNCKQIKSLDYAMHLTETVAFSHCCLNPLIYAFAGEKFRKYLYSVCLKYCPCLCFCGPCSHYQVSSSASYAESAMNSNITLNTSDQDGTVFL from the coding sequence ATGGCAGAAGCATTCCCAGAAGTGACAACGGAATACACTTATGACGAATATGCTTTTACCTGCGATAAAACTGACATCCAAGAAtttgggaaaatatttctgccaaTATTTTACATTGTCATGTTTGTTCTTGGCCTCACGGGGAATCTCATGGTGGTTTTTGCCATTTTGAAAGCAGGAAGTAAAAAAAGCATCACTGACATTTATCTTCTGAACTTGGCTGTCTCGGACCTTCTCTTCGTGGTCTCCCTCCCCTTCTGGGCTTCCAATACAGTGCGGGGATGGACTCTTGGGACTATCCCAtgcacagctgtttcttcaCTGTATTATATCGGTTTCTTTGGGGGAATGTTTTTTATCACAGTGATCAGTATTGACAGATACTTGGCTATTGTCCGGGCAACATACTCTCTGAAATCCAGAACCGTGAAGCAGGGCTTTCTGATAACCTGCGGAGTATGGGCAACAGCAGTTTTAGTTTCAGTGCCACATTTTGTGTTTTCCCAGCTGTTAGAAAATGACTGCATTCCTGTGTTCCCCCAGGAGCTGGAGAACATCTGGCCAGTGTTCTGCAATGTGGAACTGAACACCATAGGCTTTCTCATCCCAGTCTGTATCATTTGCTATTGTTACTGTGGGATCATCAAAACCCTGCTGTCctgcaaaaatcagaaaaaaactcGAGCCGTAAAACTGACCTTGGTTGTggtggttgtgttttttctcttttggtcCCCCTACAATGTGCTGATTTTTCTTGAGACTTTAAAGCACTATGAGTTATTTGTAAACTGCAAACAAATTAAATCATTGGACTACGCAATGCACCTGACTGAAACCGTTGCTTTCAGTCATTGCTGCCTCAATCCTCTTATCTATGCCTTTGCTGGGGAAAAATTCAGGAAATACCTTTACAGTGTTTGCTTAAAGTACTGCCCATGCCTGTGCTTCTGTGGGCCCTGCAGTCACTACCAGGTCAGCTCTTCAGCTAGCTATGCAGAAAGCGCTATGAACAGCAACATTACCCTAAACACCAGTGACCAGGATGGAACTGTCTTCCTATGA